A single genomic interval of Camelina sativa cultivar DH55 chromosome 11, Cs, whole genome shotgun sequence harbors:
- the LOC104721503 gene encoding uncharacterized protein LOC104721503, translated as MSITCFVDDDAPDKLTYVFGHAGMRFVHVPKGNKHARVYCITKKLLLWALYGSSRPASLFIISESIKEEQQLVPTPMDTNRFNLVFLEPGSVLVSCQGSPLECLQCGVPIEGLNENNVFERGRRLYGEAVLELESLPIPYEVKPVVSDAWDDLNCEGNTGVFWDVVDFPIPGKLDPALTSELIKSGLHRQGCCNGSVSIRLYDVEDEKTKTTKQDLIDEYEATGISFNLVPEVAEAHGYARDHKMLVDILRWAVDNPPNSNLIMLSKHLDESSLSCIQGLQDTGYNNVVLVDTPASSAWSWLHS; from the exons ATGTCTATCACCTGCTTCGTTGATGATGATGCCCCGGATAAGTTGACATATGTCTTTGGGCATGCTGGAATGCGTTTTGTTCACGTACCCAAAG GAAACAAACATGCGAGAGTTTACTGTATTACGAAGAAACTTCTTCTCTGGGCACTGTACGGTTCTAGTCGTCCAGCGAGTTTGTTTATAATCTCAGAAAGCATCAAAGAAGAGCAGCAGCTCGTCCCAACTCCTATGGATACGAACCGTTTCAATCTTGTCTTTTTAGAGCCTGGGAGCGTACTAGTTAGTTGTCAGGGTTCTCCTTTAGAATGTCTGCAATGCGGAGTCCCCATAGAGGGGCTGAATGAGAATAATGTTTTTGAGCGAGGCCGCCGTTTATATGGTGAAGCTGTCCTTGAACTTGAATCACTACCTATACCATACGAAGTGAAACCAGTTGTGTCCGATGCTTGGGACGATTTAAACTGTG AGGGTAACACAGGCGTGTTCTGGGACGTGGTGGATTTCCCAATCCCCGGTAAACTTGATCCTGCTTTGACTTCTGAGCTGATCAAATCAGGTCTTCATCGACAGGGTTGTTGTAATGGTTCTGTGTCAATCCGGTTGTACGACGTCGAAGATGAGAAAACCAAAACCACGAAACAAGATCTGATAGATGAATATGAGGCTACCGGAATCAGTTTCAATCTCGTACCCGAAG ttgcTGAGGCGCATGGATATGCTAGAGATCATAAGATGTTAGTGGACATTCTTCGGTGGGCAGTGGACAATCCTCCAAATTCCAATTTGATCATGCTCTCTAAACACTTGGATGAAAGTTCTCTCTCTTGTATTCAAGGTTTGCAGGATACAGGTTACAACAATGTTGTCTTAGTAGACACACCTGCAAGCTCAGCATGGTCGTGGCTTCATTCCTGA
- the LOC104721504 gene encoding rho GTPase-activating protein 6 isoform X3 — protein sequence MLCIKAEALYEEDHHTTPAASSSSSSPTTDRSTANATFRLPINWGSSIRRYLKKSGTFSRRSYSSGDGSLYFPDLDQESKMLDQSSSRFEGKSKLWYKCELEQDVKRLQQQLQEEINLRLALTSAVEHSSSPFMDSPCELPDKAQELLDSLAILEITVSKLEQESVSLRYLLRQEKNERRLTEILQKKSHYSAPSKFTGAQSFPNK from the exons ATGCTCTGTATCAAAGCCGAAGCTCTTTATGAAGAAGATCATCACACCACCCCTgctgcttcctcttcttcttcttctcctaccaCCGATCGTAGCACCGCTAATGCCACTTTTCGTCTTCCCATCAattg GGGAAGCTCGATCCGGAGGTATTTGAAGAAGTCTGGTACATTTTCAAGAAGATCTTATTCCTCTGGAGATGGCTCTTTGTATTTTCCTGATCTCGAT CAGGAAAGCAAGATGCTTGATCAAAGTAGTAGTAGATTTGAAGGAAAGAGCAAGTTATGGTACAAATGTGAGCTTGAACAAGAT GTCAAGAGACTGCAGCAGCAGTTACAAGAGGAGATCAACTTACGGTTAGCTCTTACAAGCGCAGTTGAGCATTCTAGTTCTCCTTTCATGGATTCGCCTTGTGAACTTCCAGATAAG GCACAAGAGCTTTTGGACAGCTTAGCAATACTGGAAATCACGGTGTCGAAGCTTGAGCAAGAATCAGTTTCCTTGAGATATCTACTTAGGCAAGAGAAAAACGAGCGGCGTCTCACTGAGATTCTACAAAAGAAGTCTCATTATTCTGCACCCTCAAAGTTCACTGGTGCCCAAAGTTTCCCTAACAA GTGA
- the LOC104721504 gene encoding rho GTPase-activating protein 6 isoform X1, whose amino-acid sequence MLCIKAEALYEEDHHTTPAASSSSSSPTTDRSTANATFRLPINWGSSIRRYLKKSGTFSRRSYSSGDGSLYFPDLDQESKMLDQSSSRFEGKSKLWYKCELEQDVKRLQQQLQEEINLRLALTSAVEHSSSPFMDSPCELPDKAQELLDSLAILEITVSKLEQESVSLRYLLRQEKNERRLTEILQKKSHYSAPSKFTGAQSFPNKLVTRKKEYKQVVSVDSTEALQVE is encoded by the exons ATGCTCTGTATCAAAGCCGAAGCTCTTTATGAAGAAGATCATCACACCACCCCTgctgcttcctcttcttcttcttctcctaccaCCGATCGTAGCACCGCTAATGCCACTTTTCGTCTTCCCATCAattg GGGAAGCTCGATCCGGAGGTATTTGAAGAAGTCTGGTACATTTTCAAGAAGATCTTATTCCTCTGGAGATGGCTCTTTGTATTTTCCTGATCTCGAT CAGGAAAGCAAGATGCTTGATCAAAGTAGTAGTAGATTTGAAGGAAAGAGCAAGTTATGGTACAAATGTGAGCTTGAACAAGAT GTCAAGAGACTGCAGCAGCAGTTACAAGAGGAGATCAACTTACGGTTAGCTCTTACAAGCGCAGTTGAGCATTCTAGTTCTCCTTTCATGGATTCGCCTTGTGAACTTCCAGATAAG GCACAAGAGCTTTTGGACAGCTTAGCAATACTGGAAATCACGGTGTCGAAGCTTGAGCAAGAATCAGTTTCCTTGAGATATCTACTTAGGCAAGAGAAAAACGAGCGGCGTCTCACTGAGATTCTACAAAAGAAGTCTCATTATTCTGCACCCTCAAAGTTCACTGGTGCCCAAAGTTTCCCTAACAAGTTG GTGACAAGGAAAAAAGAGTATAAACAAGTTGTCTCTGTGGATAGTACTGAAG
- the LOC104721504 gene encoding rho GTPase-activating protein 6 isoform X2 has translation MLCIKAEALYEEDHHTTPAASSSSSSPTTDRSTANATFRLPINWGSSIRRYLKKSGTFSRRSYSSGDGSLYFPDLDESKMLDQSSSRFEGKSKLWYKCELEQDVKRLQQQLQEEINLRLALTSAVEHSSSPFMDSPCELPDKAQELLDSLAILEITVSKLEQESVSLRYLLRQEKNERRLTEILQKKSHYSAPSKFTGAQSFPNKLVTRKKEYKQVVSVDSTEALQVE, from the exons ATGCTCTGTATCAAAGCCGAAGCTCTTTATGAAGAAGATCATCACACCACCCCTgctgcttcctcttcttcttcttctcctaccaCCGATCGTAGCACCGCTAATGCCACTTTTCGTCTTCCCATCAattg GGGAAGCTCGATCCGGAGGTATTTGAAGAAGTCTGGTACATTTTCAAGAAGATCTTATTCCTCTGGAGATGGCTCTTTGTATTTTCCTGATCTCGAT GAAAGCAAGATGCTTGATCAAAGTAGTAGTAGATTTGAAGGAAAGAGCAAGTTATGGTACAAATGTGAGCTTGAACAAGAT GTCAAGAGACTGCAGCAGCAGTTACAAGAGGAGATCAACTTACGGTTAGCTCTTACAAGCGCAGTTGAGCATTCTAGTTCTCCTTTCATGGATTCGCCTTGTGAACTTCCAGATAAG GCACAAGAGCTTTTGGACAGCTTAGCAATACTGGAAATCACGGTGTCGAAGCTTGAGCAAGAATCAGTTTCCTTGAGATATCTACTTAGGCAAGAGAAAAACGAGCGGCGTCTCACTGAGATTCTACAAAAGAAGTCTCATTATTCTGCACCCTCAAAGTTCACTGGTGCCCAAAGTTTCCCTAACAAGTTG GTGACAAGGAAAAAAGAGTATAAACAAGTTGTCTCTGTGGATAGTACTGAAG